In one window of Lacticaseibacillus casei DSM 20011 = JCM 1134 = ATCC 393 DNA:
- the gltX gene encoding glutamate--tRNA ligase produces the protein MADRPIRVRYAPSPTGHLHIGNARTALFNYLFARHNKGTLVLRIEDTDTKRNVADGEKSQMENLHWLGIDWDEGPDKGGDFGPYRQSERKDIYDKLIKQLVDKGFAYESYRTEEELKADREAQKARHEMPHYEYEYEGMSEAEKAEAIAAAKAKGLQPVIRFHIPTDKTYEWDDIVKGKISIDANTLGGDFVIQKRDGMPTYNFAVVVDDHLMEISHVLRGDDHIANTPKQLAIYDAFGWKPPIFGHMTLIINGATGKKLSKRDETVLQFIEQYRELGYLPEAMFNFITLLGWSPVGEDEIFTKKEFIKQFDPKRLSKSPARFDQKKLEWVNNQYIKAKQKTNPNELMSMSLANLIEDGLIHSDPDPKTIEWARQLISLYTDQMSYTAQISKLADIFFDKATDLTDDERKELADDNAKPVIEAFAKKIRALDTFDAYSVGRIVNEVKQETQVKGRKLYMPIRIAATLRMHGPQLAETIELMGRDQVLKNVDLVTSQL, from the coding sequence TTGGCAGATCGACCAATTCGGGTGCGTTATGCACCTAGTCCGACCGGGCATTTGCATATTGGCAATGCACGGACGGCACTGTTCAATTATTTGTTCGCACGGCACAACAAGGGAACGTTGGTGCTGCGGATTGAAGATACCGATACAAAGCGGAACGTTGCAGATGGCGAGAAGAGTCAAATGGAGAATCTCCACTGGCTTGGGATTGATTGGGATGAAGGCCCTGACAAAGGTGGGGACTTTGGCCCTTACCGCCAGTCTGAGCGTAAAGACATTTATGACAAGCTGATCAAACAACTTGTCGATAAGGGCTTTGCTTATGAATCTTATCGGACCGAAGAGGAACTGAAAGCCGATCGCGAAGCCCAAAAGGCCCGTCACGAAATGCCCCATTATGAATACGAATATGAAGGTATGAGTGAAGCCGAAAAGGCAGAGGCCATTGCTGCGGCGAAAGCCAAGGGGTTACAGCCGGTTATCCGGTTCCACATCCCGACCGATAAGACTTACGAATGGGATGACATTGTCAAAGGCAAGATTTCGATTGATGCCAATACGCTTGGTGGCGATTTTGTCATTCAGAAGCGCGACGGCATGCCGACGTATAACTTTGCGGTGGTGGTTGATGACCATCTCATGGAAATCAGCCACGTGCTGCGCGGCGATGACCACATTGCCAACACGCCTAAGCAGCTGGCGATTTATGACGCTTTTGGCTGGAAACCACCGATTTTTGGCCATATGACCTTGATCATCAATGGCGCAACCGGCAAAAAGCTGTCCAAACGTGATGAAACTGTCTTACAGTTCATCGAACAATATCGTGAACTCGGCTACTTGCCGGAAGCGATGTTTAACTTCATCACGCTGTTAGGCTGGTCACCGGTTGGCGAAGATGAGATTTTCACCAAAAAGGAATTCATCAAGCAGTTCGATCCGAAGCGCTTATCCAAGAGTCCGGCACGCTTCGACCAGAAGAAGCTGGAATGGGTTAACAACCAGTATATTAAAGCTAAGCAAAAGACGAATCCGAACGAGTTAATGAGCATGTCGCTGGCAAACCTGATTGAAGATGGCTTGATTCATAGCGATCCGGATCCAAAAACCATCGAGTGGGCCCGTCAACTGATCAGCTTGTACACCGATCAGATGAGTTATACCGCGCAGATTAGCAAACTTGCCGATATTTTCTTCGACAAGGCAACCGATCTGACGGATGACGAGCGTAAGGAGCTGGCTGACGACAATGCCAAGCCGGTTATCGAAGCATTCGCTAAAAAAATCCGAGCATTGGACACCTTCGACGCGTATTCCGTTGGCCGCATTGTCAACGAAGTCAAGCAAGAAACCCAGGTTAAAGGCCGCAAGTTGTACATGCCGATCCGCATTGCCGCAACGCTGCGGATGCATGGCCCACAACTGGCTGAAACGATTGAGCTCATGGGGCGCGATCAGGTGTTGAAGA
- a CDS encoding YhfC family intramembrane metalloprotease, whose translation MSKIVNSTVSQAAIVMMVIEIIVCLVLPVALAVWIIQRRSHPKKGATPVFFIGMAIFILFAGILEGPFRGIARQFQHTPWLYALYGALLAGVFEEVGRWFGFKWIQKRIPQKAKTPETPFLYGLGHGGLEMMLGGGLAMFSNVLFATTINSGALAKLMTKTPASARAGIITAVKQLTGMNGWTVSLSLLERLLALTIQIALSLVVWLIVVNRKQWFWMLLPVGLHAFIDFPAGLSQAGALSLTVTELLLVVQTVIVVAFVYWLWRREKPSSTVSA comes from the coding sequence ATGTCAAAAATTGTGAACAGCACTGTCAGTCAAGCAGCCATCGTGATGATGGTCATCGAGATCATTGTTTGCTTGGTTTTGCCGGTGGCTTTAGCCGTGTGGATCATTCAACGGCGAAGTCATCCGAAAAAAGGAGCAACGCCAGTGTTCTTTATCGGTATGGCCATTTTCATTCTTTTTGCCGGTATTCTAGAAGGACCGTTTCGCGGCATTGCTCGGCAATTTCAACATACGCCGTGGCTTTACGCACTTTATGGCGCACTGCTGGCAGGCGTTTTTGAAGAAGTCGGTCGGTGGTTTGGTTTCAAATGGATTCAAAAGCGTATTCCCCAAAAAGCCAAGACACCCGAGACCCCGTTTTTGTATGGTTTAGGGCATGGCGGCCTTGAAATGATGCTGGGTGGTGGCTTGGCAATGTTCAGTAATGTGCTTTTTGCAACGACCATCAACAGTGGCGCGTTGGCTAAATTAATGACCAAAACCCCGGCAAGCGCGCGTGCTGGCATTATCACCGCGGTGAAGCAGTTGACTGGGATGAACGGTTGGACGGTGTCACTAAGCTTGCTTGAGCGACTGTTAGCCTTGACCATTCAGATTGCCCTTTCGCTGGTTGTTTGGTTGATTGTGGTCAACCGCAAGCAGTGGTTCTGGATGTTACTGCCAGTTGGCTTGCATGCTTTTATTGATTTTCCGGCTGGATTGAGTCAAGCAGGAGCTTTGAGCCTCACTGTGACAGAGCTGCTGTTGGTGGTGCAAACAGTGATCGTTGTGGCGTTTGTCTACTGGCTCTGGCGGCGAGAAAAGCCGAGCAGCACTGTCAGCGCATAA
- a CDS encoding MucBP domain-containing protein: MRPIGEEKVHSKLYKDGKLWVVMLIGFFLMGGTSSVHKVAAKSINETSQLAQRSRVNAALTRQQKKYLSNPVVSPITETGKAAEDPATQRTVDIKFVDDQGNQLAPDQTFSGKVGDPYTISPISIKDYQYAHLATNSAPATGTYTDGTVTVTMVYTKTPIPQGSVNVKYVDDAGNTLAPDKVLTGQPGDPYEARPIDIANYQFTSLAPDSAPENGTFSTGTLTVTFVYSKNPTAQGTVNVHYVDENGNALAPDKVLTGNAGTPYTTTPTTIAGYQYLRMALNSAADSGTFTNGTLNVTFVYAKTSTPVTPSTPVTPSTPTNPSTPNPPSNLPSTGGNNGSTITIITPTNKAKHTLPRTHEAQQIGLTALGVILLAVAGFLGIRWRRQTKKASHKN, from the coding sequence TTGAGACCAATTGGAGAAGAAAAAGTTCATAGCAAACTGTATAAAGATGGCAAGTTGTGGGTGGTGATGCTGATCGGCTTCTTCTTGATGGGTGGTACGAGTTCCGTGCATAAAGTGGCGGCCAAGTCCATCAATGAGACCTCTCAATTGGCACAACGATCGAGAGTCAATGCAGCATTGACTCGTCAACAAAAAAAGTATTTGAGTAATCCCGTTGTCTCACCAATTACAGAGACAGGAAAAGCTGCTGAAGATCCTGCTACACAAAGAACCGTTGATATCAAATTTGTCGATGACCAAGGCAATCAACTTGCCCCGGATCAGACGTTTAGTGGCAAAGTCGGCGATCCGTATACCATCTCGCCAATCAGCATCAAAGATTACCAATACGCCCATTTAGCTACGAATAGCGCTCCGGCAACCGGCACGTACACTGATGGCACCGTCACTGTCACCATGGTTTACACCAAGACGCCAATTCCTCAAGGCAGCGTTAACGTGAAGTACGTCGATGATGCAGGCAACACGCTTGCACCTGATAAAGTGCTCACCGGCCAGCCCGGCGATCCTTATGAAGCCCGTCCGATTGATATTGCAAATTACCAATTCACCAGTCTTGCGCCAGACAGCGCACCGGAAAACGGGACCTTTAGTACCGGCACTTTGACTGTGACCTTTGTTTATAGCAAGAATCCAACGGCCCAAGGAACCGTTAACGTTCATTATGTTGACGAAAATGGGAACGCACTTGCGCCAGACAAAGTTTTGACTGGAAACGCAGGAACACCTTATACCACAACGCCAACAACTATTGCGGGATATCAGTATCTGCGCATGGCGCTAAACAGCGCGGCTGATTCAGGCACATTCACCAATGGAACGTTAAATGTCACCTTTGTTTATGCAAAGACAAGCACGCCGGTCACGCCAAGTACGCCAGTCACACCAAGCACGCCGACAAATCCATCCACGCCAAATCCGCCAAGCAATTTGCCATCAACAGGTGGTAACAATGGCTCGACAATAACGATCATAACGCCAACTAATAAAGCTAAGCACACATTGCCGCGGACGCACGAAGCACAACAAATTGGCTTAACCGCACTTGGCGTCATCCTCCTAGCTGTGGCAGGCTTTCTGGGTATTCGTTGGCGCCGGCAAACGAAAAAAGCAAGTCATAAAAATTAA
- a CDS encoding ABC transporter permease — MLILLKQETYKLLKRPSFTIFWLFLIVFQLAMAIFGKAYPQTFQPENLFLNDFYAPVLIVFYIIAVGSTQLSSENQYGTLKALLYRQYSSSKVLVSKWLTLLGCALCFYGSSFVMTFLLKVIFFQNKFSLTLQVSTHQPIWQAMLMNTVSEFLTLLFLAAFVLLLATLFDNSTPAIIVGISAYFVVSVFNQLMFVLIDQHDWLKWNPVNMLNFGAQLNSPKLSSLTHLGINQMMIGYIAYGSIFLILGLIVFRRRNLR, encoded by the coding sequence TTGTTAATACTACTTAAACAGGAAACCTACAAACTCTTAAAAAGACCATCGTTCACCATTTTCTGGTTATTTCTCATTGTGTTTCAACTGGCAATGGCGATTTTCGGAAAAGCTTATCCACAGACGTTTCAGCCTGAGAACTTGTTCCTCAACGATTTTTATGCACCAGTGTTAATTGTCTTTTATATTATTGCAGTTGGTAGTACGCAGCTGTCATCAGAAAATCAGTATGGCACCTTAAAAGCACTACTTTATCGACAGTATTCAAGTAGCAAAGTTTTGGTTAGTAAGTGGTTAACCCTGCTAGGCTGTGCACTTTGCTTCTATGGCAGCAGCTTCGTGATGACTTTTCTTTTAAAAGTGATCTTTTTCCAAAATAAATTTAGTCTGACTTTGCAAGTTAGCACGCATCAGCCGATTTGGCAGGCCATGTTGATGAATACTGTCAGCGAGTTTTTGACCTTACTTTTTCTGGCTGCTTTTGTGTTGCTGCTGGCCACCTTATTTGACAACTCAACGCCTGCGATCATCGTCGGCATTAGTGCCTACTTTGTTGTCTCGGTTTTTAACCAGTTAATGTTTGTGCTGATTGATCAACACGATTGGCTCAAATGGAACCCGGTGAATATGTTGAACTTTGGAGCACAACTGAATTCACCAAAACTTTCGAGTCTGACTCACCTAGGCATCAACCAGATGATGATCGGCTACATTGCTTATGGCAGTATCTTCTTGATACTTGGCCTGATTGTCTTCCGCAGGCGCAATTTGCGGTAG
- a CDS encoding ABC transporter ATP-binding protein has product MLTVNNLDKWFGKKQALHQISFEIKSGRIVGLIGANGAGKTTIMKTILGISSFTGDIRLNDQKITVDSHDALKDVGALIEYPGLYPYLTGREQLHLFTRGADRQAKVDKVIEEMHLTAYADAKAKHYSLGMKQKLGIALALVNQPSLVILDEPMNGLDPKATRELRELILQKKAEGTSFLISSHILSELQKVADDVVIINHGHLVTNNTMDAVLARNESYLLLRTDQNDRVAQLLAQKGYQAAVEEGSVKIARNSIQNMTVLLRAVLDQNIAINDIHEQQDDLENSLLGIIE; this is encoded by the coding sequence ATGCTAACAGTTAATAACCTCGATAAATGGTTCGGGAAGAAACAAGCTTTGCACCAAATTTCATTTGAAATCAAATCGGGACGGATTGTCGGCCTGATTGGGGCAAATGGGGCAGGTAAAACAACCATTATGAAAACCATTCTGGGCATTTCGAGTTTTACCGGCGACATTCGGCTGAATGATCAGAAGATCACCGTTGACAGTCATGATGCTTTAAAAGATGTGGGTGCTTTGATTGAGTATCCGGGTTTGTATCCTTATTTAACCGGCCGGGAACAGCTTCACCTTTTTACGAGAGGCGCTGATCGGCAAGCCAAAGTGGACAAAGTGATTGAAGAGATGCACTTGACTGCCTATGCAGATGCAAAAGCCAAGCATTATTCGTTAGGGATGAAGCAGAAACTTGGAATTGCGCTTGCACTGGTGAACCAGCCAAGTCTGGTGATCCTTGACGAGCCGATGAATGGACTTGATCCCAAGGCAACAAGAGAACTGCGTGAACTGATCCTTCAGAAAAAAGCAGAAGGCACTTCATTCCTGATTTCAAGCCATATCTTGAGCGAGTTGCAAAAAGTCGCTGACGATGTTGTGATCATCAATCACGGCCATCTTGTCACAAACAATACCATGGACGCGGTGTTAGCCAGAAATGAAAGTTATCTCTTGCTGAGAACGGATCAGAACGACCGCGTGGCTCAACTTTTAGCGCAAAAAGGTTATCAAGCTGCGGTTGAAGAAGGCAGCGTTAAGATTGCCAGAAACTCAATTCAAAATATGACGGTTTTGTTGCGTGCGGTGCTGGATCAGAATATTGCGATCAACGACATTCACGAACAACAGGATGACTTAGAAAACTCACTTTTAGGCATCATTGAGTGA
- a CDS encoding IS30 family transposase — protein MQKQDSTHRQKGQHLTSLERGKVAGFRQAGKSNRWIAAEIGVCPQTINNEIKRGTVDQVKKSNGKRVYHRQYLPEAAQARYETARLSCHRPDKFASVQVFLAWYVQRAKQDKWSPDASIGYAKRHKLFTPEELVCASTLYQYIDDQRLEIRNIDLLEKTKRKTSHQHHTKAKRLAGRSIEERPKVVERRRQFGHWEMDTIVGKRNGKESVILTLIERKTRCQLLRLIEGRDADSVSYALRGIKREWGACIKTITADNGPEFTALNTAFAGTETEIFYAHPYTSCDRGTNEAHNRMIRQDFPKGMSLDDISPSQVQATQDRLNQLPRKQQGYCTPQQNFEAEARRVRRMAQ, from the coding sequence ATGCAGAAACAGGATAGCACACACCGCCAAAAAGGTCAGCACTTAACATCACTCGAGCGCGGAAAAGTGGCCGGATTCCGCCAAGCTGGGAAGTCCAATCGTTGGATTGCTGCTGAAATTGGCGTCTGCCCGCAGACCATTAATAATGAAATCAAGCGAGGTACAGTAGATCAGGTCAAGAAGAGTAATGGCAAGCGCGTCTACCATCGACAATACCTGCCAGAGGCTGCTCAGGCACGTTACGAGACTGCACGCTTGAGCTGCCATCGTCCTGACAAGTTCGCCAGCGTACAGGTCTTCTTAGCCTGGTACGTACAGCGAGCTAAGCAGGACAAATGGTCGCCGGATGCTTCAATCGGCTATGCCAAGCGACACAAGCTGTTTACTCCTGAAGAGCTTGTTTGTGCCTCGACTTTGTACCAGTACATTGACGACCAACGCCTAGAGATTCGAAATATCGACCTGTTGGAGAAGACTAAGCGGAAGACCTCTCACCAGCACCACACCAAGGCTAAGCGCCTGGCTGGCCGCAGTATCGAGGAACGGCCTAAGGTCGTTGAACGACGCAGGCAGTTCGGTCACTGGGAGATGGATACCATTGTCGGTAAACGCAATGGCAAGGAGAGCGTCATCTTGACTCTGATTGAGCGCAAGACCCGTTGCCAACTTCTCCGCTTGATCGAAGGACGAGATGCAGACTCTGTGAGCTATGCATTGCGTGGAATCAAGCGCGAATGGGGAGCTTGCATCAAGACCATCACAGCCGACAACGGACCCGAGTTCACCGCCTTAAATACTGCTTTTGCTGGGACGGAAACTGAGATCTTCTACGCCCATCCTTACACGTCCTGCGACCGTGGCACCAACGAGGCACATAACCGGATGATCCGCCAGGACTTCCCTAAGGGCATGTCCCTAGATGACATTAGCCCTAGTCAAGTGCAGGCCACGCAAGACCGCTTGAATCAGTTGCCTCGCAAACAACAGGGCTACTGCACACCCCAGCAAAACTTTGAGGCCGAAGCTCGGCGCGTTCGCCGCATGGCCCAGTAG
- a CDS encoding helix-turn-helix domain-containing protein — translation MQSHNIGALFKELRVERGLRIADVAGELSVSTVSKFENGLSDISVEKLCLLLSNLGMDAPEFFEILNQDQNGDSNIVDSSLDALNQRLWKLSVSQDASGFKKLHHDFLEKFKATHDKFYKLKGIMVLSIFIDIQESHELLSKADSKYVADYLMERDAWYKFEYSLYGDCVAFLQPQDFDRLYAKFLTIHFALHQRRNYLDLFFQTFYNIAASLYYRGQYASAVQTLEHLQQQKIPDNYFFIRLQLHMLKLLCQYKISSDQETLADLESILKVITKISPVYSRRWKADFKFKESLLQ, via the coding sequence ATGCAATCACATAACATTGGTGCTTTGTTTAAAGAGCTGCGTGTAGAACGAGGTCTGAGAATCGCTGATGTAGCCGGTGAACTCAGCGTAAGCACTGTTTCAAAGTTCGAAAACGGATTATCGGATATTTCAGTTGAGAAACTCTGTTTGCTATTAAGCAACCTTGGCATGGATGCACCAGAGTTTTTTGAAATTCTCAATCAAGATCAGAACGGCGACTCAAATATTGTCGATTCCAGTTTAGACGCTCTGAATCAGCGCTTGTGGAAACTTTCGGTTTCACAGGATGCTTCTGGATTCAAAAAGTTGCACCATGATTTTCTTGAAAAGTTTAAAGCCACCCACGACAAATTTTATAAGTTGAAAGGCATTATGGTTTTGTCCATTTTCATCGACATCCAAGAAAGCCACGAGCTACTGTCCAAAGCTGATTCCAAGTATGTGGCCGACTACCTAATGGAGCGTGATGCTTGGTACAAATTTGAATACTCACTTTATGGCGACTGTGTAGCATTTTTACAACCCCAAGATTTTGATCGCTTGTACGCAAAGTTTCTCACGATCCATTTTGCGTTACATCAACGGCGAAATTACCTTGATCTCTTTTTCCAGACATTTTATAATATTGCCGCTTCGCTTTATTACCGTGGACAATATGCATCGGCTGTCCAAACGTTGGAGCATTTGCAGCAACAAAAAATCCCTGATAATTACTTTTTCATTCGTCTTCAATTGCATATGTTGAAACTGCTCTGCCAGTATAAAATTTCCAGTGATCAGGAGACCCTGGCTGATCTCGAATCGATTCTAAAGGTTATTACGAAGATCAGTCCGGTTTATAGTCGTAGATGGAAAGCGGACTTCAAGTTTAAAGAGTCACTCCTTCAGTAA
- a CDS encoding PIN/TRAM domain-containing protein: MKKRIVYLIFGLIGIGVGMGALPALWEAIGWQHHLIVNNLLTNGLIGAIIFLLLASLSVNWILGRLKVLEKTLNTKSPSYLLFGSLSTTISLILAAIISIPLYRFIAPLNIFLPLIIMLLFGYLGFRVGTTRSEEWRRLLNFRNRRTADTDNDQVLERKVGDHFRKYKLLDTSVIIDGRVQAIAKTGFIEGTMLVPNFVLHELQLISDSADSMKRMRGRRGLDILNAMQKDKDIHIEMYEGDFDDLTEVDSKLLKLAKLLDGIVMTNDFNLNKVAQFQNVPVLNINALANALKPDVIPGENMTVTVIKSGSERQQGVAYLDDGTMVVVEDGKFYMNKPLEVIVTSALQTAAGRMIFAKPAHQQKAIRDKEK; this comes from the coding sequence ATGAAGAAACGAATTGTTTATTTGATTTTCGGCCTGATCGGCATCGGGGTCGGCATGGGCGCATTACCGGCGCTTTGGGAAGCCATTGGTTGGCAGCATCACCTGATTGTCAACAACCTGCTGACGAACGGGTTAATCGGCGCCATCATTTTCCTGCTACTGGCCAGTCTCAGCGTCAACTGGATTCTGGGACGGTTAAAAGTGCTGGAAAAGACGCTGAATACCAAATCACCAAGCTATTTACTATTCGGTAGCCTGTCGACCACGATCAGCTTGATTCTGGCCGCGATTATTTCAATTCCGTTGTATCGGTTCATCGCACCGCTGAATATCTTCCTACCACTCATCATCATGCTATTATTCGGTTACTTGGGTTTTCGGGTGGGTACGACACGCAGCGAAGAATGGCGGCGGCTATTGAATTTCCGCAACCGCCGGACAGCAGATACGGATAACGACCAGGTCCTCGAGCGTAAAGTCGGCGATCATTTTCGCAAATACAAGCTGCTCGACACCAGTGTCATCATTGACGGCCGGGTTCAGGCCATTGCCAAGACCGGCTTTATCGAAGGCACGATGCTGGTTCCGAACTTTGTTTTGCATGAACTGCAACTGATTTCAGACTCGGCGGATTCGATGAAAAGAATGCGCGGCCGCCGCGGATTGGACATTTTGAATGCCATGCAAAAGGATAAAGACATTCATATTGAGATGTACGAAGGCGATTTTGACGATTTAACCGAAGTCGACAGCAAGCTGCTAAAGCTCGCTAAATTGCTCGATGGCATCGTCATGACAAATGACTTTAACCTCAACAAGGTCGCACAATTTCAAAATGTCCCGGTGCTCAACATCAACGCGCTAGCCAATGCCCTGAAGCCCGATGTGATCCCCGGAGAAAACATGACGGTCACCGTCATCAAATCCGGCTCCGAACGGCAACAAGGCGTCGCTTATCTCGACGATGGCACGATGGTGGTGGTCGAAGACGGTAAGTTCTACATGAACAAACCGCTGGAAGTCATCGTCACCAGTGCGCTGCAAACGGCCGCGGGGCGCATGATCTTCGCGAAGCCGGCACACCAGCAAAAGGCGATCCGGGATAAGGAAAAGTAA
- the radA gene encoding DNA repair protein RadA, with protein sequence MAKAKTQYVCQNCGYISATYLGRCPNCGGWNTLVEETVSSTKSAPRQTRAGSKVKPMRMDEVTVAKETRVKTGLAELNRVLGGGVVPGSLVLIGGDPGIGKSTLLLQVSGQLASTGGTVLYVSGEESASQIKMRAGRLGVANSGMYLYPETDMPSIEGVIDQMQPDYVVIDSVQTMNVPDMNSAVGSVAQIREVTAELMRIAKSKGVTIFIVGHVTKEGAIAGPKILEHMVDTVLYFEGDMHHTYRILRSVKNRFGSTNEIGIFEMHQNGLQEVANPSEIFLEERLAGATGSAVVVSMEGTRPILVEIQALISPTMYGNAKRTSSGLDHNRVSLIMAVLEKRANLMLQNQDAYLKATGGVKLDEPAIDLAMAVAIASSYRDKEIPPTDCFVGEIGLTGEVRRVNRIEDRVKEAAKLGFKRIFVPRNNLQGWHAPKDIQVIGVTSIAEALHKVFN encoded by the coding sequence ATGGCGAAAGCAAAAACACAGTACGTATGTCAAAATTGTGGTTATATTTCCGCCACTTATTTAGGGCGCTGTCCGAATTGCGGTGGTTGGAATACGTTGGTTGAAGAAACCGTCAGTTCAACCAAGTCGGCACCGCGGCAGACGCGGGCAGGCAGTAAAGTCAAGCCGATGCGGATGGATGAAGTGACGGTTGCCAAGGAAACGCGGGTTAAGACCGGTTTGGCGGAATTAAACCGTGTGCTTGGTGGCGGCGTGGTGCCGGGATCGCTGGTTTTGATTGGCGGGGATCCTGGCATCGGTAAATCGACCTTGCTATTGCAGGTGTCCGGGCAGTTGGCGAGCACTGGCGGCACCGTTTTATACGTGTCAGGCGAAGAAAGTGCCAGTCAGATCAAAATGCGTGCTGGCCGCTTAGGGGTTGCCAATTCGGGGATGTACCTGTATCCGGAAACCGACATGCCCAGCATTGAAGGCGTTATTGATCAGATGCAGCCGGATTATGTCGTGATTGATTCGGTTCAAACCATGAATGTGCCGGATATGAATTCGGCAGTCGGTTCGGTTGCCCAGATTCGCGAAGTCACGGCCGAACTGATGCGTATTGCCAAATCTAAAGGCGTGACAATCTTCATCGTTGGCCACGTCACCAAGGAAGGCGCGATTGCCGGGCCTAAAATTCTTGAGCATATGGTCGACACCGTGCTTTATTTTGAAGGCGACATGCACCACACTTACCGGATTTTACGGTCGGTTAAGAATCGATTCGGCTCTACCAATGAAATCGGCATTTTTGAGATGCACCAAAATGGCCTGCAGGAAGTCGCCAATCCCTCGGAAATCTTCTTAGAGGAACGGCTGGCTGGGGCGACCGGTTCGGCGGTGGTGGTATCGATGGAAGGCACGCGACCGATTTTGGTGGAAATCCAGGCCCTGATCAGCCCCACAATGTACGGCAATGCCAAACGTACTAGCAGCGGATTGGATCATAATCGCGTCAGCTTAATTATGGCGGTGCTGGAAAAGCGCGCCAATCTCATGCTGCAGAATCAGGACGCTTACCTGAAAGCCACTGGCGGCGTTAAGTTGGATGAGCCGGCGATTGACTTAGCGATGGCGGTTGCGATTGCCTCGTCATATCGCGATAAAGAGATTCCACCGACTGATTGTTTTGTCGGTGAAATCGGCTTAACCGGTGAAGTGCGGCGGGTGAACCGCATTGAAGATCGGGTCAAAGAGGCGGCCAAGCTGGGTTTTAAGCGGATTTTCGTACCGCGCAACAACTTGCAAGGCTGGCACGCACCCAAAGATATTCAAGTCATTGGGGTTACAAGCATTGCCGAAGCGTTGCATAAGGTTTTTAATTAG
- a CDS encoding dUTP diphosphatase, producing MKTRGFEIVSKYQDDDLTLPTRQTKQAAGYDFYAREDFLLKSIWRYDFIRLFRLIKNERPLTNKDFERAEQILKPYLVPTGIKAYMQPNEVLVLANRSSNPLKHGLTLPNGIGVIDADYYDNPDNEGEIYIQLLNFFPRDVMIKKGDRIGQGIFMPFLLADGDQGGLAQRQSGFGSTDH from the coding sequence ATGAAGACCCGTGGTTTTGAAATTGTTTCAAAGTATCAGGATGACGATCTGACCTTGCCAACGCGCCAAACCAAGCAGGCGGCAGGGTATGATTTTTACGCGCGTGAGGATTTCTTGTTGAAAAGCATCTGGCGGTATGATTTTATTCGGCTTTTCCGGCTGATTAAAAATGAACGTCCGCTGACCAACAAGGATTTCGAACGGGCTGAGCAGATCTTGAAACCGTATTTGGTGCCGACTGGGATAAAGGCGTATATGCAACCTAATGAGGTGCTGGTTCTGGCTAATCGCTCCAGCAACCCGCTCAAGCATGGCCTGACGTTGCCGAATGGGATTGGCGTGATTGATGCCGACTATTATGACAATCCGGACAACGAAGGCGAAATCTATATTCAGCTACTGAATTTCTTCCCCCGCGACGTGATGATTAAAAAAGGCGACCGCATCGGCCAAGGTATCTTCATGCCATTTTTACTGGCCGATGGTGATCAAGGCGGGCTGGCTCAGCGGCAGAGCGGTTTTGGGTCAACCGATCACTAA
- a CDS encoding GNAT family N-acetyltransferase: MEFQHEPGRIFNTDWDGRLLAELTYQSIDDGQAWAVDHTFVDESLRGQGIAGQLIEAVVAAARQEGKTIEPLCSYAVHAFHNHPEYADVLRPVKDN, from the coding sequence ATGGAATTTCAACACGAACCGGGCCGGATTTTCAATACCGACTGGGATGGCCGACTGCTGGCCGAATTAACGTATCAATCAATTGACGACGGCCAAGCATGGGCGGTCGATCATACTTTTGTTGACGAAAGCCTTCGCGGTCAAGGCATCGCCGGCCAACTCATCGAAGCGGTCGTTGCCGCCGCCCGTCAAGAAGGCAAAACCATTGAACCACTTTGCTCATACGCAGTGCATGCCTTTCACAATCATCCGGAATATGCTGATGTCTTGCGGCCGGTGAAGGATAACTGA